Genomic segment of Umezawaea sp. Da 62-37:
CTGGACGGACGGCTGCGCGGGCCCGCGGCCGCGAAGGCCGACCTGCTGGCCGAGGCCCGCGACAGCCTCGCCGACGCGGCGGAGCACTACCGCGACGGCGGCCTGCCCGCCGAGGAGGCCGAGCGCCGGGCGGTCGAGGAGTTCGGGCCGCTCGCCGTCGTGGCCCCCGGCTACCAGGCGGAACTGGCCGTGGCGCACGCCGCGGGCATGCTGCGGACGCTCATGGTGCTGATCCCGCTGACCAACGTCGTGTGGGAGCTCAACCGGATGTTCTGGATCGGCCCGTGGCCGAGCTTCCACGGCGCGCCCACCCCCGACTGGTACCTGTTCGTCTCGCACGCCAACGGCTACGTCCCGTGGATCATCACCGCGGGCGCGGCGGCCTCGCTGCTCGTCGGGCGGCTGCTGTCCCGGCGCGGCGTGAGCGGGACGGCGCTCGGCAGGCTCGCGGCCGCGGTGGCGGTGGCGTGCGTCGGGTCCGCGATCGCCTTCAACCTCGCCGTGATCACGGGCACCGCCGTCCTGGACGCGCCGAGGCTGCTGATGCCCGCACCGGTCATGGCGGCGACCCTCCTGTTCTACGTCGTCTTCTTCCGCGTCGGCCTGCTCGCGAGGCGCT
This window contains:
- a CDS encoding permease prefix domain 1-containing protein; the protein is MAEAGVIDGYVGELDGRLRGPAAAKADLLAEARDSLADAAEHYRDGGLPAEEAERRAVEEFGPLAVVAPGYQAELAVAHAAGMLRTLMVLIPLTNVVWELNRMFWIGPWPSFHGAPTPDWYLFVSHANGYVPWIITAGAAASLLVGRLLSRRGVSGTALGRLAAAVAVACVGSAIAFNLAVITGTAVLDAPRLLMPAPVMAATLLFYVVFFRVGLLARRCLALSAV